CTTGCAGATCAACTCCGTTTGCAACAACGTATGCAAATCCGAAGAAACCGACACTCAGTGAACCCAAGATGGAGATTCCCATCCAGCTCATTCCTATAGCTTTTGCTCGCTCCATTTCACTTTCATCTCTAATCGACATAAAGCGAACAAGGATATGGGGCTGCCCAAAATATCCAAGACCCCATGCCAATAAAGATAAAATACCTATTAAAGAGCTTCCGCTTACAATATCGAGTTTCGTTATATCGTTTACCTCTATGATATCTATAACCTTCTCTATTCCGCCTATCTCGGACAATACAGCTAAAGGTGTTACGACCAGGGCCAACATCATAAGTATCCCCTGGATAAAATCTGTCCAGCTTACGGCATTGTATCCGCCTAAAAATGTATACGATACGATGATAAAACTTCCGATTAACAGTGCCGTAGAATAGTCTAAGTTAAATGTAGCCTCAAAAAGTTTTGCTCCGCCGACAAGTCCCGAAGATGTATAAAGCGTATAAAACAGAAGAATCACTATAGCAGTTACTACACGCAAACCATTTTTGTTGTCTTCAAATCTGTTAGAAAAATAATCAGGTATTGTAATGGCATCGTTTAAATGGTGTGTATACACGCGAAGCGGCTTTGCAACATAGTGCCAATTTAAATATGCCCCTATAAAAAGACCGACAGCGATCCAACTACCGACAAGTCCGTCACTATACATCATTCCAGGCAATCCTAAAAGCAACCATCCGCTCATATCTGATGCTCCTGCACTCAGTGCTGTTACACCCGGACCTAATCCACGTCCGCCTAATACATAGTCACTTAAATCATCTGTTTTAAAATAAAAATAAAATCCTATACCCAGCATTACAAGCATATATAAGATAAACGAACTCAATAAAGGTATATCCATCTACTTCTCCTTTGGTGTCAGGCCTTTTAGACCTAAATTTCCATATCTGTGATAACTGTCAGAGATACTCTGTTCTATAAAAAAGTGCATTAACTCCACTCTTCCGTGAGGGACAAAATCTTCACTCGCAATATGAACAACCTCTTGAGCCGCACTCTCATAGATATCTTGAGCTATATTTTTTCGTTTGAGAGTTCTGATACGATCAGCACTTTTAACCGATCGTAACTTCTCTTGCATACCTTCATTTGCAAAACTGTCTGTCATATCAAGCAGTAAGGCTAGTTTTCCCATCAACCATAATAGTTCTAATGAGGCGATTTTTTTTGGCAGTGATACGTGTAAGTGTACACCTGCCATTTTTGCTGCAGCAACTGTACAAAGCATTTCATAAAGTGAATCTTCCTCTTCTATAATTAACACCATATTTTGAACATTCAAATACCTGATTATATTACTCTCACCTCTGATATTTGTATAGTCATGCTCTTCAAAAAACTCTTTATCCAGCCAATAAGCAAAATTTTCAAGCGTTTTAATCACATTTTTGAGGATATCTTTATATTGAAGTTCCTCTTTTAAAATCCCTTTCAATCTTGCGATGTAGGAGTTGTCAGCACGCTCCTTTAACTCTCTCTCATCAAAGCCGATGTTTAAAAACTGAGACACATAGTTAAGGCCACCTGCTTTTTTCCCGCTTCCTATTGCCGATTTCCCCATACCTCCAAAAGGCTGTCTCATCACGATTGCTCCCGTTGTTACACGGTTTAAGTACAGATTACCTGCTTTTAACTTCTCTTTAAAAAGCTTTTTCTCACGCTCATCCAGACTCTCTATTCCCGATGTCAACCCGTATCCTGTTGAATTTACTATATCTATGGCATTATCTAAGTCCTCTGCACACATTACACTCAAAACAGGACCAAATAACTCATTTAGATGACAGAAGTCTCCTTTTTGAGTCCCCCATCTAATCGATGGCTTGAGCATATATGGATTATTATCATCCGCATAGGATGGCTTTATAAGCCACTGCTCATTATCATCCATATATTCTAATGCCTTTTTTAAATTTCCTGAGGGGAGATTTACCAGTGAGCCGATTTTATTTTCAAAATCCCAAACCGAACCTACATTTAAAGAATGTGTTGCATCAACGAGCATATCTCTGAACTTTTCATCTTCATAAAGCTCTTTTTCAAGTACTAGCAGTGATGTTGCAGAACATTTTTGTCCGGAGTTGTTAAATGCGGAAGCGATAACATTTTTAACAGCCTGATCACGATCAGCCAATGCTGTCACAATTGTTGCGTCTTTTCCTCCTGTTTCTGCACTCAAGTGAATATCTGGACGATTTTGCAACATCCCTAAAGCTGTTCTTTCACTCCCTGTAAATATGACAAAATCAACATCTTTGTTTTTTACAAGATGTTCACCGGCAAGTGCACCCTCTGTAGGAGCAAACTGCAACACATTTTTACTTACACCGCCGTCCCAAAAACATTTACACACTAAATAAGCAGATAAAACAGCATCTGACGATGGTTTTAGGATCACTCTGTTTCCTGTTGCAAGTGCAGCTGCAACTCCGCCAGTAGCTATGGCCACAGGAAAGTTCCATGGACTGATCACAACCCCCACACCCTTTTCTTTAGTTGTAATACCTTCAAGATCATTCAGTTTTTTCACACTATATGGATAAAAATTTAAAAAATCTATAGCTTCAGAAACCTCTACATCTGTTTCTAAAAATACTTTTCCTACTTCTGCAGCAGCTACACCTATCAGATCAGCTCTATTTTTTCTAAATTGATCTGCTACATTCATCAGAATTTTTGTTCTTTGTTGAAGACTTAGTCCACTCCACTCATCCGGATCATTTTTAGCAACCTGAACAGCTCTTCGTAATTCTTCTGCTGTTGCCATTTCACATTGCCCGACAATAACGTTTTGGTGGTACTGCGACTTATCAATAACCTCTTTTATAACATCGCTGTGTACCTCTTCTCCTCCAACTACAGGAGATGTATTAAAAGGTTCTGTTTTAGATATGTTTTTCCATTTATCACGAATTTTTTGAGCCCATTGTTGATTTTTCTTTAGTGAAAAGTCTGTATCGCTTTCATTTTTAAAAACATAGTTTTCAGGATCTATATCTGACTCTAGCACTTCTAAATTTCTATCTTGTTTTCTATATGGAATCATAGGTAAATCAGGGATAGCCGTGAGCGCATCATCGTAGCTTTTAAGTAGAACATCCCATGCTTCAGAGCCTACTTTCAAGCCAAAACTGTGTCTGAGATAATTTTGCTCTGCTGTATTTTCATCGAACCTTCTGACTAAATATGCGATTGCATTTGTGAAAGTTTGCGCTGTTGCCGTCGGAGCATAAAGAATGACATTAATCTTATCTTTTTTCAACATATGATAAGCCGTTTCACTCATCCCTTCGAGCATCTCTGCAGTAAAATACTCTTGCACACCTCTTTTCTTTGCCAGCAAAAATGCCAAAGCCTGATCAAATAGATTGTGTGAAGCTATACCTATATGGATATATTGCGCTACTTCTTGATCCAGTAAAAAATCCATCAATACTTTATAGTTCGCATCACTTTGAGCTTTATTCAAGTAAGTTACACACGGCCACCCTCTAAGAGAGGATTCTGTAAGTTCCATCTCCTGATTTGCCCCTTTTACCAATCGGACTTTTATTGGTGCACCGCCGTTATCCACTCTCTCTTTTGCCCATATGTAAAGTTTCTTCAAGTGCTCTAGAGTTTCTGGAATATATGTTTGAAGTACGATCCCTGCATGTAAATTTTTGAACTCGTTACGTGAAAGTGTTTTCATAAATACATCAATTGTCAGATTAATATCTCTATACTCTTCCATATCCAGATTGATAAACTTTGCCTCTTTCTTACCATATTTATTGATAAAAGAGTTTTTCATAGCAGATTCATATATCTTTTCCAGTTTTGAAGATATCTGAGCAACGCTCCACTCATGTGCTATAGGATTAATTTGTGAAAATATAGTGGATATCTTAATAGATACATAATTTATATTTGGATTTTCTAATACTTTTATATATTTTTCTACACGCTCTTTAGCTTCCTGTTCGCCTAAAACAGCCTCTCCGATAATATTGATATTTACCCGTGTATCTTCATCAATACGTTTTTGCAAATGTGCATTAAGTGGTTTTTCTTCCCCTTTTATTACAATATTTTTAATATCGTTTCTCAGGTACTTGATAAATAACGGGACTGAAATATACGGTAAATATATACCGACATTTCTAAAAAGCCAAACCAGTAACTGCTCAAATTCCGTAAAAAATGTTGTATTGTTATATTTTTCAAATATATACTCTAACTGATCGGCAATGCGATTAGCATCCAGTGAACGAAAGCTTTGATCTAACAACTCAATTAAAAAAACTTTATTTGTCGGATCTTGTAACATACGTTGCATAATGGCATGAAACTTTTTTTCAGCATTTTCCCTATTGTGTTCTATTTCCAACTGCCATTTAGTGGCAAGTTTTTTTGCATCGTTAAAAGTTGTTTTGTCTATATTCATACATTTATGCCTTTATTCGTTTAACTACATCTATATTCTACATTCTTTTCATATTAAGCCAAATATTTTACATTTCTAGTGTATAGTTATACGCCTTAATAAACAATTATTCTTACATAATATATGTAAATATTTTACATAGTACATGTAACAACTCTAAACAAAAGTATTCCTATGATATAATTTTATATTACAATTCAGGAGAAACACTTTGTCCTTGATAGATAAAGATAAACCGGTTATTCCCCTAAGCGGTGTAGCAGATATGCTTGAAGCAAAAAGCAGAACCCTTAGAATGTATGAAGATAAAGGTCTTTTGCCAAAACATGAAGGGATAGAAAAAAAACTCTACTCAATCAACGATATTAACAAAATCGCTTTTGTCCACTATATTGCCAGTGTAAAAAAAATAAATGCTAATGGCATTAAGTACATACTTGAACTTCTCGAAAATCATATGAGCATAGATGAAAAAAATAAAATCATGCAAAACATAGAGAAACAATTAGATAAAATTCCACCTAAAGAGATAGAAGATCTAGATATTTTTTAATCTCCTTATCATTATTTAAATTCAAGCTTTTTACACTAAAGGATTTCCTATATATACTCATAAACTTTTTTTTCTTTTTATATTTTTCTCGGCATCATTATATGCAGAGACACTTTATTCATTTCTCAATGCAAGTGTTAACTATTTTGACTGGAGTAAAAGAACTGCTACTCAAACTTTACAAAGAGATTTTACATATTTAGAACTTGAAGGCGGTGTAGGTTGGAAATGGGGTGAGTTTTACGGATATATAGATATTGAAAATCCAAATCGTGATTATAATGAAGCTTATCCCTATGATTTGCGTTTTGCTCTCAAACCCATCTTTGATATCTATATAAAAAATGGGTTTGCACTTCATATACAGGATTTTGCACTAAAGAGTAAAACTTTTTATGTAAATAATTTAATTACAGGCTTTTCTTACAAATATTCTACGGCAAACTTCTGGTTTAAACCTTTTATTGGAATACACTATCAAAATTCTTCAAACTATAACGGTTTTAACGGTTATATGACTGGGTGGGTATTTAATTACGATACGACTATTTTTGGTGAAAAAATCAAGCTATTTCAATGGCATGAGATTGAATTTGCAAGAGAGAAAAAGCACTATCTTTGTGACGGAATTCCTACCGGAGATGGCCAAGAGTATGGAGTAAATGGTGCAATATCATTATGGTGGAGTATGACACAAAATTTTACTCCCGGTATCCAATATAGATATGCTGATCATAAACTAGGATATGCGACTTACCAAGACGCTATTATCTATTCTCTAAAATATTATTTCTAATACTTTTTCGCTATAAAATGGTATTAAAATTGCTTGTATGATATAATTAAAGAAATTAGGTACTTATGGCAAACACAATAGAAGAAGAGATTATAATTATTGAAGACATTGATGCTGTCCATGATTCACACGGTGCAAAAGAGTCTGATGGTGAAAATGATAGTAATTCGAAAAAGAAATTTATAGTCTTTATATTAATTGCTCTTGTTCTTGTTTTATTAATTATTGTAATACTACTTTTTACAAAATCAGGTGATGAATATAATATCCCTCTTAATGAAAACATTCTAGAAACTAAACTCCAACCTCAAGAGGTTCATGTTGAGCCTAGTAAACTAGAGAAGATGATCGCAAAAGCCAATTATCTCTATTCTAACGGAGATAAAGAAAAAGCTCTTTCTCTTTACCAAAAAATTGCACAATACTCTCAAGCTATCTCTATGTACAATCTGGGAGTAGCACAACTTAAAGACAAACAATACAAACAAGCACTTGAGACTTTTCAAAAAGCAATCGAAAATGATGAAAAAAGATGTGTAAGTGCAATCAATGCAGCTGTATGTTCTTTACATTTAAACGATCAAGAAAGTTTTCAATATTATATAGACCTAGCATATGCCTATCTTCCTTATGAAGTCAATTCTCCTCTATATTCATACTATTACACACTTATCAATTACTATAAACGTAACTATTTAGCAGCTCTAAACTCTTTGAACAATGCCACATCAAATGCTTATCCTAAAATACAAAACAATTTAAAAGCCAAAATGAATGCTCTTTTTGACAATAACTATAATGCGATTGACGCTTTGGAGATGAACAGCGATGAATTAAATGATTTTACTTTAGGACTTTTATATTCAAGAGTAGGAGATGTTACACTTGCGGTGAAACATTTTGAAGCAGCGCTTTTAACTGGCAAAGAAGAGCTGCGTACAAGACTTGCAATGGGATTAACATTGCTAAAAGCAGGACAAATAGCAAAAGCAACACTTGAACTGAAAAAAGTAACTGATAAGTTTCCTGATGACGTATATAAGCCCTATCCAATAAATGTCAAATTAAAAAGTTCTCTTTTTGATCCTAAAGCGGCACAAAAACTTTATAGAGATGTTACTATAGAGTCAAAAGATATCGCTTACCAAAAAATATTTTATTACTCTCCGTACAAAATGTTTAATGCAGATCAAACGATAAGTTACATTCGTAAAGGGAATGCGAATACATTCATCGACAATATTAAATCTGCTCAAGAGTACCTTAAAAAAAGTTCTTCATCTTCTAATGTAAATAAAGGGATGACTGTTGCCATTAAAAAAGCTCTTAACTTACAACTTCGAGAAGCAAATGATGATTTTCAAAAACTTGTTAAAATTCAGCCAAAGCACTCTATTTTACAGTATAACTTAGCTTTAACATATGCACAACTTGGCAATCTCAATAAAGCTCATGAGCACTTTTTACGTTCATACTACTTAGATTCTAAAAATTATCTTGCAGGTTTATATGCTGTTTTTACAGCGCAACTCACAAATACAAAATATGAAAAACTCCGTTCAATTCTTTCCGATTCTATCCATATGGAAGATGAAAGTGAAGAAAAAGAGCTCTATAAAACTCTGCTGGCTATCTCTGAGAACAACTATATGCTAGCGGCTGACTGGCTCCAGGTAAGTGACAAAAAAAGACCTTTATATTTAGTTCTCAATACAATTATTGCAACAAAGTTAAATAATTTCGAAGTAGCTAATAATGCCACTGCAGAACTTGTTTCATTATTACCTAACGATATACTCCCTCATATTATGTATATGGATACACATTTTCATTCATACAATGATTCTAAATATCCAAAGGAGATTATCAGTTATCTAAAAGATCAGAGTCTAACATTTAACGATCTCTATTACGGCCCTTACATCACTCGTTATCTTTATATTCAAATCAATTTAATTACAGGTAAACTTTACTATCTTCGCCAACAGTTAAAAGAGAAATTAGAGTCTACAGATCGTTATTCTCAAGAGATTGAAAGTACACTTGCACTTGCATCACTCTATGATCAACAGTTTGAAGAGTCATATACGCTTTATAACCATTTAATCGATGAACGTAAAGTAACTGACGCATATACTCTTTATCTTGGTGCTGTAGCTTCTACGGCTGCAAAACACCATGCCAATGCAATAGCATTATTAGAGCTATCAAAGATAAAAAACAAATCATTTTATGAGAGTAGATTTGCCCTTGGGCTTTTATATTTAGAAGCGAAGAACTATGAAGCAGCGAACATCCAATTACTGCATATAGACTCGAATAATTTTAGATCACACTATTTTGATTTTGAGATAGATACGCAAAAACTATTATTTGCGAAACAGCATCAAGAGAAATAAGCTATTAAGCTTTGTGATGCTGTAATTTGTTGCGATAACTGAAGATTCAGTCTTACGTTATTTTTGAGGTAGATTGTAGTTACACAATTTGAAGCAAAACCGTATCTCATAGATTTCATAACATTTTGAGATTCTACAAGGTCTGAAAAAATAGGTACTGCAGATTGTTTTAAACGGTGTACAACTTTTACACTGTTATCTTTTTCATCTGTAAATTCTATAGTCAAAGATTCATTAAGATCATGAAAAAGTTTTGAAGCTTTTTTTACTTTTGTACCTTTTGCTAAAAGAACATTTGTAACTTTACCGTTGATAGGGGCACGTAGAATTCCAACATCTGTAATAGATGATTCAATCTCTACTTTGTAACGATATGCACCCTCTTCTAACTCTTCAATAGCAGTAACTACACCGTCACATGGTGCAAGAACACTACTACTATCAAAGTTTTGCAGTTCTCTTTCCGGATTTCTGAATGTATATACGAAAAATAGAACTACAAAAAAAGCTATTGTCGCTAAAAATTCAAAACCGAATATATAAAAAACGGCAAAAGCTGCTGCTGAGTAAAGCAGATAGTTATACGAGTATTTTGCTATTATAAATAGATTATTGCTCATCATCTTTATTCTCTTTATCACTCATCGAAGCATCCTCTTTGAGTTCCTCTTTGATACTTTCAACCTCTTCTACAAGTTTAGATTCTAAACCGTTTTTCTCTTCAAATTCTTTAATAATTTGACGAACATCTTCACCCGTAATATTCTCTTTCTTGTAAAGAAGTGAAACCATATCTTCAATAGCCTCGCGGTATTCCTCAAGACGTGCCATTACAGCTATATAACGTTCCTGTAAAGACTCTTTAATAAAGGTATCCATATCTTCTGCCATCTTATCGCTATATTCTCTAGCGCTTCCACCAGTTGGTCCCAGGAAAGATTGGCGAGATTTCTCTAATACCATTAAACCTGCTATATCTGTCATACCATACGTTTGTACCATAGATTTGATAATGTCTGTTGCACGCTCTAAATCATTCCCTGCACCAGTAGAAATCTCACCTAAGAACACTTGTTCAGCTGCACGTCCACCAAGTAGTACATCAACTTCTGCCCATAATTCATGACGTTGCATCATGAACTTGTCTTCTTCAGGTTTATTCAGTGTGTATCCAAGAGCTGCAAGTCCACGAGGAACAATAGAAACTTTTGAAACTTTTTTTGCACCTTCAGTAGTTTCAGCTAAAAGTGCATGACCGCTTTCATGGTAAGCTACTATTTTTTTCTCTTTAGGGTTAATACGACGTGACTTTTTCGCTAAACCTGCTAATGCTCTCTCAACAGATTCAAAAAGATCTTGTTGTTTTACCGTTTTTTGGTTTTTACGTCCTGCTAAAAGCGCTGCTTCGTTCACAACGTTTGCCAAATCTGCTCCAGCCAGTCCTGCCGTTAGACGAGCTACCTCTTCCAAGTCAACATCTGCATCCATCTTAACGTCTTTAACATGTACTTTAAGGATCTGGATACGCCCTTCAAAGTCAGGTTTATCAACAAGAACTTGTCTATCAAAACGTCCCGGACGTAATAATGCCTGGTCAAGAATTTCCGGTCTGTTTGTAGCTGCTAAAATAATAACAGGCGTATCTGTTCCAAAACCATCCATCTCTGCTAAAAGCTGATTAAGTGTTTGTTCTCTTTCGTCATTACCGCCCATAACACCACCAGCAGCACGGCTTTTACCGATAGCATCAATCTCATCGATAAAGATGATTGAAGGTGCATCTTTCTTTGCTTGCTCAAACAGATCACGTACACGCGCAGCACCAACACCGACAAACATCTCAATAAAACTAGAACCACTTACTGAGAAAAATGGCACTTCAGCTTCACCAGCAACTGCTTTTGCCAAAAGTGTCTTACCAGTACCAGGACTACCTACTAAAAGTACCCCTTTTGGTATTTTTGCACCAATCTCAACATAACGACCTGGATATTTTAAAAAGTCTACAATTTCCTGAACTTCTTCTTTAGCTTCTTGAACACCGGCTACATCGTCAAACTTTGTTTTTGGCTTTTCTGAATTCACCATTTTTTTATTTGCGCCCATACCAAGAATGCCGTTACCCATCGATTTTTGCATTCTTGAAGCAAAGAACATCCAGATACCTAGAATTAATAAGAATGGAAACAACCATCCAAACATCTCTGTAAACCAGTTTGACTCACTAAAACCTGTATATTCTATTTTATTTTTATCAAGAAGTTCTACTAAACCGCTATCTTCAGGAATTACTCTTGTAGTAAACATAGTTGCACCGTCTGAAGATTTTGCACGGATATAGCTTTGTCCAATCTCTACTGTACTTAGCTCTTTTTTCTCAACCAAAGATTTTAGTTCAGAATAACTTACTTGCTTAACTTTTGTGCCGACACCGATTGAAGATTCTCCAGAACCTTCACCTACCATCATTTTAAAGATTAAAATTACAGCAACTGAAAAAATTGCAAATGTAATTAAAGGATTTTGATTAAAAAAATTATTATTTTTATTGTTTTCTTGCTTATCTGCCATTATTTATCTCTTTTTTACTACTAAACTTACCCATTCATCTTGATTGATTTTTTCTACAATCTCGCAATCTGTATAGGCACTTATAACTTTATCTTCATACTTATCTAAAATACCTGATAAGATTAATATACCGTTTTCTTTTAAAGCTTTTTTCAAATCATTTGCTAAAAATATTAAAACATCTGCAACGATATTTGCAACAACTACATCATATTGCTGCTCTAAATTTGTACAAGAACCTTCCCAGATCTTAGAAAATTCTAGAGAATTTAATTCTGCATTTTCTAAAGAGTTTTTTACAGATATTTCATCCGTATCACATGCATCAACTTTGGCACCCAACTTCATTGCCGCTAAAGAAAGGATACCGCTGCCGCAACCAACATCTAAAACACTGTCATCTTTCTTCACATATTTTGATATTGCTTTAAGTACAGATGCCGTTGTCGGATGATGTCCAGTTCCAAAAGCAAGTGCAGGATCTATAACGATGTTAATTAAATCAGGGTTATCTTCACTCCATGTAGGATGGATGTAAAACTTTTCTATTGTAAGCGGTTCTATACTTTCTTTATAAAGCTGAACCCAGTCATCATTTTTCAACTTTTTTTGTTCAGTTTCTAATTCAATACTGACACCTAAAGCTTTTTGCAGTGCTTCACGGAACTGTTCAAGTCCCCACGCTATAGTTTCTAAGTCATCTTCACTTCTGATAATAAAGCCCTCTTCCGTCTCTTCAAATCCAACAGGTAAAGTGTCTGCTAAAAAATCTGAAAATAAAGAATGGTGAGAGGAAACTTTTACAGTAAGTTCATAATAATGCTCATGCATTACTCGGCAACACCCATAACAGCACCAAGTTTCTCTTTAAGAACTTGTGGAGTAAAAGGTTTAACAATATAGTTATTTACACCTGCTTTTAATGCCGTAATAACTTCTGCTTTACCACCCTCTGTTGTAACCATAATAATTGGTAAATCAGTAAAACGTTCATCAGCACGTACTTTTTTTACTAGTTCCAGTCCATTCATCTCAGGCATATTCCAGTCAGTAATTAACATCTCAATATCTGGATTAGCATCTAATGCGTTCCAACCTTCAACACCGTCCGCTCCTTCGAGTATATCTTTGTACCCTAAACGAGCTAAAGTATTTTTAATAATACGGCGCATAGTAGAACTATCATCAACGACAAGTAATTTCAAGCGAAATCCTTTTTTATAAAATTTGCAAATTATTTCGAACAATAATATCGAAATTTTTATTTTTTTACCATTAATCCAATAACTTAAACATTTTTGGTAAGTCTAGAGTCCCCTCATAGAACGCTTTTCCGATGATTACACCGTCAACTTCTTTTGTCTCTATAAGAGCCTCTATATCACTCTCATCTTTTACACCGCCGCTTGCTATTGTACTCACTCCACTAGCACGAGCAATATCTAAAGTAAATTCAACATTCACCCCTGAAAGAGTCCCGTCTTTACCTACATCTGTACAGATAATTGCTTCTACACCTGCATTAGCAAATTCACGGGCAAGGTCAGTTGCTTTCATAGATGAAACTTCACCCCATCCTTCAACTGCCACATAACCGTCAATCGCATCAATTCCGACTGCAATCGGGTATTTTGCCGCCATATCTTTTACAAACTGTGGATCTTTTACTGCAATCGACCCTAAAATAACTCTGTCGATTCCTATTTCAAGCATGTTTTGAATAGTAGCTTCATCACGAATACCACCGCCTAGCTCTAGTTTTACATTACAATTTGCACGAATTTTCTTAATCTGCTCTAAGTTTTTAGGCTCACCTGCAAATGCACCGTTAAGGTCAACTAAGTGCACCCATTCAGCACCCATCTCTTCAAATCTTTTTACAAGTTCCCAAGGCTCGTTTGAGTATACTTTTGCACTCTCCATAAGCCCTTTTGTTAATCTTACTGCCTGTCCGTCTTTAAGATCAATTGCCGGATATAACGTCATTTAATTCCCTCTGTTTCTATAATTATAAATTAATAAAATTTTCTAAAATTTTCAGCCCGTTTGTATGACTTTTTTCAGGGTGTGGCTGAATTCCCATAATATTATTGTGTGCTACAGCTGATGGAAATTCATACCCGTAATTCGTTCTTCCGATTATGTCATTTTCATCATCGCAATTTACATGATAGGTATGCACAAAATAAAGGTAATGCATATCATCTAAACCTTTAAACAATGGATGATCTTTTGTAAACATTCTGTTCCAACCCATATGCGGTACTTTCAAAGGTTCTTCAAATTTCGATTCATCAAATTTTGTAACTTTACCTTTAATCAGTCCCAGTCCTTCGTGAGAACCAAACTCTTCACTACTTTCAAATAAAAGCTGCATCCCCA
This sequence is a window from Sulfurimonas sp. C5. Protein-coding genes within it:
- the putP gene encoding sodium/proline symporter PutP translates to MDIPLLSSFILYMLVMLGIGFYFYFKTDDLSDYVLGGRGLGPGVTALSAGASDMSGWLLLGLPGMMYSDGLVGSWIAVGLFIGAYLNWHYVAKPLRVYTHHLNDAITIPDYFSNRFEDNKNGLRVVTAIVILLFYTLYTSSGLVGGAKLFEATFNLDYSTALLIGSFIIVSYTFLGGYNAVSWTDFIQGILMMLALVVTPLAVLSEIGGIEKVIDIIEVNDITKLDIVSGSSLIGILSLLAWGLGYFGQPHILVRFMSIRDESEMERAKAIGMSWMGISILGSLSVGFFGFAYVVANGVDLQDSEKIFISLSQLLFNPWIAGFLLAAILAAIMSTIDSQLLVSSSVLTRDIYHAILHKDASDKELVWVGRATVMIIAVIAWYISTDSNSSVLKLVSYAWAGFGAAFGPLIILSLFSREITKTGAIAGMVVGSITVIVYKQLEGGIFDLYELLPGFVFAWIAIVVVSKISGGASQRSKEIFDEVQEKLR
- a CDS encoding bifunctional proline dehydrogenase/L-glutamate gamma-semialdehyde dehydrogenase codes for the protein MNIDKTTFNDAKKLATKWQLEIEHNRENAEKKFHAIMQRMLQDPTNKVFLIELLDQSFRSLDANRIADQLEYIFEKYNNTTFFTEFEQLLVWLFRNVGIYLPYISVPLFIKYLRNDIKNIVIKGEEKPLNAHLQKRIDEDTRVNINIIGEAVLGEQEAKERVEKYIKVLENPNINYVSIKISTIFSQINPIAHEWSVAQISSKLEKIYESAMKNSFINKYGKKEAKFINLDMEEYRDINLTIDVFMKTLSRNEFKNLHAGIVLQTYIPETLEHLKKLYIWAKERVDNGGAPIKVRLVKGANQEMELTESSLRGWPCVTYLNKAQSDANYKVLMDFLLDQEVAQYIHIGIASHNLFDQALAFLLAKKRGVQEYFTAEMLEGMSETAYHMLKKDKINVILYAPTATAQTFTNAIAYLVRRFDENTAEQNYLRHSFGLKVGSEAWDVLLKSYDDALTAIPDLPMIPYRKQDRNLEVLESDIDPENYVFKNESDTDFSLKKNQQWAQKIRDKWKNISKTEPFNTSPVVGGEEVHSDVIKEVIDKSQYHQNVIVGQCEMATAEELRRAVQVAKNDPDEWSGLSLQQRTKILMNVADQFRKNRADLIGVAAAEVGKVFLETDVEVSEAIDFLNFYPYSVKKLNDLEGITTKEKGVGVVISPWNFPVAIATGGVAAALATGNRVILKPSSDAVLSAYLVCKCFWDGGVSKNVLQFAPTEGALAGEHLVKNKDVDFVIFTGSERTALGMLQNRPDIHLSAETGGKDATIVTALADRDQAVKNVIASAFNNSGQKCSATSLLVLEKELYEDEKFRDMLVDATHSLNVGSVWDFENKIGSLVNLPSGNLKKALEYMDDNEQWLIKPSYADDNNPYMLKPSIRWGTQKGDFCHLNELFGPVLSVMCAEDLDNAIDIVNSTGYGLTSGIESLDEREKKLFKEKLKAGNLYLNRVTTGAIVMRQPFGGMGKSAIGSGKKAGGLNYVSQFLNIGFDERELKERADNSYIARLKGILKEELQYKDILKNVIKTLENFAYWLDKEFFEEHDYTNIRGESNIIRYLNVQNMVLIIEEEDSLYEMLCTVAAAKMAGVHLHVSLPKKIASLELLWLMGKLALLLDMTDSFANEGMQEKLRSVKSADRIRTLKRKNIAQDIYESAAQEVVHIASEDFVPHGRVELMHFFIEQSISDSYHRYGNLGLKGLTPKEK
- a CDS encoding MerR family transcriptional regulator: MSLIDKDKPVIPLSGVADMLEAKSRTLRMYEDKGLLPKHEGIEKKLYSINDINKIAFVHYIASVKKINANGIKYILELLENHMSIDEKNKIMQNIEKQLDKIPPKEIEDLDIF
- a CDS encoding outer membrane protein OmpK, with amino-acid sequence MFFSASLYAETLYSFLNASVNYFDWSKRTATQTLQRDFTYLELEGGVGWKWGEFYGYIDIENPNRDYNEAYPYDLRFALKPIFDIYIKNGFALHIQDFALKSKTFYVNNLITGFSYKYSTANFWFKPFIGIHYQNSSNYNGFNGYMTGWVFNYDTTIFGEKIKLFQWHEIEFAREKKHYLCDGIPTGDGQEYGVNGAISLWWSMTQNFTPGIQYRYADHKLGYATYQDAIIYSLKYYF